A genomic segment from Deinococcus sp. QL22 encodes:
- a CDS encoding GIY-YIG nuclease family protein, which produces MGKSAVVGERQCTKCQRILPETSKFFYRDRGAWAARCKPCFIAKQKDWALSKRVAGIYVIQHCSSGQVYVGSAGCLRQRWSQHRHLLRSGRHHSPRLQRAWTRDGEKAFAFKVLELVDREDLLITIEQAWIEFLGAYNKRGGYNALPQAGRVTGYQHTEETKALLLKQNVAKAQAYIVTFPDGREEEVQHLGQFCRERELHTSTMFQVGKGSKRTYKGYSCRLATMSREAWESNVALEEARVVAKRDPNNRRFPTQRRVLIHPDGTRQEFVNILKTAKSLGVPPRTFHAFVTGEYKTPVLFAGYAVQDIH; this is translated from the coding sequence ATGGGTAAGTCGGCTGTGGTTGGGGAGCGTCAATGCACGAAATGTCAGCGTATTTTGCCCGAGACTTCCAAATTCTTTTACCGCGATAGGGGCGCTTGGGCAGCTCGCTGCAAGCCGTGCTTTATTGCAAAGCAGAAGGACTGGGCACTGTCTAAACGGGTCGCAGGAATCTATGTCATCCAACACTGCTCATCGGGACAGGTTTATGTTGGGAGCGCAGGCTGCTTGCGGCAGAGATGGAGTCAACACCGACATCTTCTGCGCTCGGGAAGGCATCACTCGCCCCGGTTACAACGCGCATGGACGCGAGATGGAGAAAAAGCCTTTGCCTTCAAAGTGCTGGAGTTAGTGGATCGGGAAGACTTGCTGATAACAATTGAGCAGGCTTGGATTGAGTTTTTGGGGGCGTACAACAAGCGCGGTGGGTACAACGCCCTCCCGCAAGCCGGACGCGTCACGGGGTACCAGCACACTGAGGAAACCAAGGCGTTACTGCTTAAGCAAAACGTTGCTAAGGCGCAGGCTTACATCGTCACGTTTCCTGATGGGCGGGAAGAAGAAGTGCAGCATTTGGGCCAGTTCTGCCGTGAGCGTGAGCTTCACACCAGCACGATGTTTCAAGTGGGCAAAGGTTCAAAACGAACCTACAAAGGATATTCATGTCGCCTCGCCACCATGTCGCGAGAGGCTTGGGAATCAAATGTTGCTCTAGAAGAAGCGAGGGTAGTCGCCAAAAGAGATCCAAACAACCGCAGATTCCCAACACAGCGGCGAGTTTTGATACACCCCGATGGCACAAGGCAGGAGTTTGTAAATATTTTAAAAACGGCCAAAAGCCTTGGCGTGCCCCCTCGCACCTTCCATGCATTTGTGACTGGAGAATATAAAACGCCTGTTCTGTTTGCAGGCTACGCAGTTCAAGACATCCATTAG
- a CDS encoding HNH endonuclease, producing the protein MIRGGDAYRSKHRRRAQQHGAVGSFDKWDVQIRFGKQKGLCHYCDEKLDLIGPNKFQVDHFIPLSKGGSNYMNNLVCACPDCNRAKSDKMPWEYRPARFEVGCKRDG; encoded by the coding sequence GTGATTCGCGGCGGCGATGCGTACAGGTCGAAGCATCGCCGCCGCGCCCAGCAACACGGCGCGGTTGGCAGCTTCGACAAGTGGGATGTTCAGATCAGGTTCGGCAAACAGAAAGGGCTATGTCATTACTGTGATGAAAAGCTTGACCTCATCGGCCCGAACAAGTTTCAGGTAGACCATTTCATTCCGCTCAGCAAAGGGGGCAGCAACTATATGAACAACCTCGTATGCGCGTGCCCCGACTGCAACCGGGCGAAGTCAGACAAGATGCCTTGGGAGTACCGCCCAGCGCGGTTTGAAGTGGGGTGCAAAAGAGATGGGTAA